In one window of Pseudomonas chlororaphis subsp. chlororaphis DNA:
- the parC gene encoding DNA topoisomerase IV subunit A, which produces MSDSLDLSLDGVERRSLADFTENAYLNYSMYVIMDRALPHIGDGLKPVQRRIVYAMSELGLDADSKHKKSARTVGDVLGKFHPHGDSACYEAMVLMAQPFSYRYTLVDGQGNWGAPDDPKSFAAMRYTEARLSRYSEVLLSELGQGTADWGPNFDGTLQEPLVLPARLPNILLNGTTGIAVGMATDVPPHNLREVATACVRLLDEPKATVEQLCEHIQGPDYPTEAEIITPRADLLKIYETGRGSVRMRAVYRIEDGDIIVTALPHQVSGAKVLEQIAAQMQAKKLPMVADLRDESDHEHPCRIVIIPRSNRVDPDELMQHLFATTELESSYRVNVNIIGLDGKPQLKNLRALLVEWLEFRVLTVRRRLQFRLDKVERRLHLLDGLLIAYLNLDEVIHIIRTEDQPRAKLIERFALSEVQADYILDTRLRQLARLEEMKLRAEQDELLKEQAKLQALLNSEAKLKKLVRTELLQDAETYGDDRRSPIVERAEAKALSENELMPTEPVTIVLSEKGWVRCAKGHDIDATGLSYKAGDGFKTSAIGRSNQFAVFIDSTGRSYSVAAHTLPSARGQGEPLTGRLTPPPGASFECVLLPDDEALYVIASDAGYGFVVKGEDLQAKNKAGKALLSLPNNAKVLLPRPVSDREQNWLASVTTEGRLLVFKISDLPQLGKGKGNKIIGIPGERVASREEYVTDIAVLPEGATLVLQAGKRTLSLKADDLEHYKGERGRRGNKLPRGFQRVDALLVETLN; this is translated from the coding sequence ATGAGCGACTCCCTGGATCTCAGCCTGGATGGCGTAGAACGCCGATCGCTGGCTGACTTCACCGAAAATGCCTACCTCAACTACTCCATGTACGTGATCATGGACCGTGCTTTGCCGCATATCGGCGACGGCCTGAAACCGGTACAGCGGCGTATCGTCTACGCCATGAGTGAGCTGGGGCTGGATGCCGATTCCAAGCACAAGAAGTCCGCCCGTACGGTGGGTGACGTGCTGGGTAAGTTCCACCCCCACGGCGACTCGGCCTGCTACGAAGCCATGGTGCTGATGGCGCAGCCTTTCAGCTATCGCTACACGCTGGTGGACGGCCAGGGTAACTGGGGTGCGCCGGACGATCCCAAGTCCTTCGCCGCCATGCGTTACACCGAAGCGCGCCTGTCGCGTTACTCCGAAGTGCTGCTCAGCGAGCTGGGCCAGGGCACTGCGGACTGGGGGCCGAACTTCGACGGTACCCTGCAGGAACCCCTGGTATTGCCGGCACGTTTGCCGAATATCCTGCTCAACGGCACCACTGGCATCGCCGTGGGCATGGCCACTGACGTGCCGCCGCACAACTTGCGTGAAGTCGCCACCGCTTGCGTGCGCCTGCTGGATGAGCCCAAGGCCACGGTCGAACAGCTCTGCGAGCACATTCAGGGCCCGGACTATCCGACCGAGGCGGAAATCATTACGCCGCGCGCCGACCTGCTGAAAATCTACGAAACCGGTCGCGGTTCGGTGCGCATGCGTGCCGTCTATCGCATCGAGGATGGCGACATCATCGTCACCGCCCTGCCGCACCAGGTGTCCGGCGCCAAGGTGCTGGAACAGATTGCCGCGCAGATGCAGGCCAAGAAGCTGCCGATGGTCGCCGACCTGCGTGACGAGTCGGACCACGAGCACCCATGCCGGATCGTGATCATTCCGCGTTCCAACCGGGTCGATCCTGACGAGCTGATGCAGCATCTGTTCGCCACCACCGAGCTGGAATCCAGCTACCGGGTCAACGTCAACATCATCGGCCTGGACGGCAAGCCGCAACTGAAGAACCTGCGTGCCTTGCTGGTGGAGTGGCTGGAGTTCCGCGTACTGACGGTGCGCCGCCGCCTGCAGTTCCGCCTGGACAAGGTCGAGCGCCGCCTGCACCTGTTGGACGGCTTGCTGATCGCCTACCTCAACCTGGATGAAGTGATCCACATCATTCGTACCGAGGACCAGCCGCGAGCCAAGCTGATCGAGCGTTTCGCCCTGAGCGAAGTGCAGGCCGACTACATCCTCGATACCCGCCTGCGTCAGTTGGCGCGGCTGGAAGAGATGAAGCTGCGCGCCGAGCAGGACGAACTGCTCAAGGAGCAAGCCAAGCTGCAAGCCCTGCTCAACAGCGAAGCCAAGCTGAAGAAGCTGGTGCGCACCGAATTGCTGCAGGACGCCGAAACCTACGGCGACGACCGTCGTTCGCCGATCGTCGAGCGCGCCGAGGCCAAGGCCCTGTCGGAAAACGAGCTGATGCCGACCGAGCCGGTCACCATCGTTCTGTCGGAAAAAGGTTGGGTACGCTGCGCCAAAGGGCATGATATCGACGCCACGGGGCTGTCCTACAAGGCCGGCGACGGCTTCAAGACCTCGGCCATCGGGCGCTCCAACCAGTTCGCGGTGTTTATCGACTCCACCGGGCGCAGTTATTCGGTGGCGGCGCATACGTTGCCATCGGCCCGTGGCCAGGGTGAACCGCTGACCGGACGCCTGACACCTCCGCCTGGGGCCAGTTTCGAATGCGTGCTGCTGCCGGACGACGAGGCGCTGTACGTGATCGCCTCCGACGCGGGTTACGGCTTCGTGGTCAAGGGCGAGGATCTGCAAGCCAAGAACAAGGCCGGCAAGGCGTTGTTGAGTCTGCCGAACAACGCCAAGGTGCTGTTGCCGCGGCCGGTGAGCGATCGTGAACAGAACTGGCTGGCTTCGGTGACCACTGAAGGGCGTTTGCTGGTGTTCAAGATCAGCGACCTGCCGCAGCTGGGCAAGGGCAAGGGCAACAAGATCATCGGGATTCCGGGTGAGCGAGTGGCCAGCCGCGAGGAGTACGTGACCGATATCGCGGTACTGCCGGAAGGCGCGACACTGGTGCTGCAGGCCGGAAAACGTACTCTGTCGCTCAAGGCCGATGACCTCGAACATTACAAGGGCGAGCGCGGTCGCCGGGGTAACAAGTTGCCACGAGGCTTCCAGCGAGTGGATGCGTTGTTGGTAGAAACTCTCAATTGA
- a CDS encoding esterase-like activity of phytase family protein, protein MRRGFALALLLLATSAMADPLPELRLLAEHPVDGMRGGNLSGLALCGKELWTVSDRDDDQIYRLDTSDRVWQAETVRIDVPPVPDSGLPWGLNSRTWVASFVRGGDLDFEGITCDSAGNKYVVSESHAAVLQLPPTGSAAWLKISPIMVREARASGMLLHFNALFEGLAVNPAGDRIWLAAERERRGLLLIKRQQSVWDCDGGCVLLSEAGLEMQPPQMPKAKAVSRDFADLSLFEGKLFTLERNAFQVCRRDASTAKVERCWSFAAEALQENRRYPQAYGLTEALVVDADGAWIGVDNNTGARADGEKRPIVWRFAAPEGGWSAKP, encoded by the coding sequence ATGCGCAGAGGCTTTGCCCTGGCGTTACTGCTATTGGCAACCTCGGCGATGGCCGACCCCTTGCCCGAGTTGAGGCTGCTGGCCGAGCATCCGGTGGACGGCATGCGTGGCGGCAACCTGTCGGGGCTGGCGTTGTGCGGCAAGGAGCTGTGGACGGTCTCTGACCGCGACGACGATCAGATCTATCGGCTCGATACCAGCGACCGCGTCTGGCAGGCCGAAACCGTGCGCATCGACGTGCCGCCGGTGCCGGACAGCGGTTTGCCCTGGGGCTTGAACTCTCGCACCTGGGTCGCGTCGTTCGTGCGCGGCGGCGACCTGGATTTCGAGGGCATTACCTGCGACAGCGCCGGCAACAAGTATGTGGTCAGTGAGTCCCACGCGGCAGTGTTGCAGCTGCCGCCGACGGGTTCGGCCGCCTGGCTGAAGATTTCGCCGATCATGGTGCGCGAAGCGCGGGCCAGCGGTATGTTGCTGCACTTCAATGCCTTGTTCGAAGGCCTGGCGGTCAACCCGGCCGGCGACCGGATCTGGCTGGCCGCCGAGCGCGAGCGCCGCGGGCTGCTGTTGATCAAGCGCCAGCAGAGCGTCTGGGATTGCGACGGCGGCTGTGTGCTGCTCAGCGAGGCCGGGTTGGAAATGCAGCCACCACAGATGCCCAAGGCCAAGGCGGTGTCCCGGGATTTCGCCGACCTGTCGCTGTTCGAGGGCAAGTTGTTCACCCTCGAGCGCAATGCGTTCCAGGTCTGTCGTCGTGATGCGTCGACGGCCAAGGTCGAGCGTTGCTGGTCGTTTGCCGCCGAGGCGTTGCAGGAAAACCGGCGTTATCCACAGGCCTATGGCCTGACCGAGGCCCTGGTGGTGGATGCCGACGGCGCCTGGATCGGTGTGGATAACAACACCGGAGCCCGTGCCGACGGTGAAAAACGCCCGATCGTCTGGCGCTTCGCCGCGCCCGAGGGCGGTTGGAGTGCCAAGCCGTGA
- the parE gene encoding DNA topoisomerase IV subunit B: MATPSASSYNADAIEVLSGLDPVRKRPGMYTDTTRPNHLAQEVIDNSVDEALAGHAKSIQVILHADHSLEVSDDGRGMPVDIHPEEGVSGVELILTKLHAGGKFSNKNYQFSGGLHGVGISVVNALSNQVRVRVKRDGNEYQMTFADGFKATELEVVGSVGKRNTGTSVYFAPDPKYFDSPKFSVSRLKHVLKAKAVLCPGLLVSFEDKGTGEKVEWHYEDGLRSYLVDAVSEFERLPAEPFCGSLAGNKEAVDWALLWLPEGGDSVQESYVNLIPTAQGGTHVNGLRQGLLDAMREFCEFRNLLPRGLKLAPEDVWERIAFVLSMKMQDAQFSGQTKERLSSREAAAFVSGVVKDAFSLWLNANPELGMQLAELAISNAGRRLKASKKVERKRITQGPALPGKLADCAGQDPMRSELFLVEGDSAGGSAKQARDKEFQAILPLRGKILNTWEVDGSEVLASQEVHNIAVAIGVDPGAEDMSQLRYGKICILADADSDGLHIATLLCALFVQHFRPLVDAGHVYVAMPPLYRIDLGKEIYYALDEAERDGILDRLVAEKKRGKPQVTRFKGLGEMNPPQLRETTMDPNTRRLVQLTLGEDFAATSEMMDMLLAKKRAGDRKSWLESKGNLAEVLA, from the coding sequence ATGGCCACTCCCAGCGCTAGCTCTTATAACGCAGACGCCATCGAAGTCCTCTCGGGCCTCGACCCGGTGCGCAAACGCCCGGGCATGTATACCGACACCACCCGGCCGAACCACCTCGCCCAGGAAGTCATCGACAACAGTGTCGACGAAGCCCTGGCGGGGCACGCGAAGTCGATCCAGGTCATCCTGCATGCCGACCATTCCCTGGAAGTGTCCGATGACGGCCGCGGCATGCCAGTGGACATTCACCCCGAAGAGGGCGTGTCCGGTGTCGAGCTGATCCTCACCAAGCTCCATGCGGGCGGCAAGTTTTCCAACAAGAACTACCAGTTCTCCGGCGGTCTGCACGGGGTGGGTATTTCCGTGGTCAACGCCTTGTCGAACCAGGTGCGGGTGCGGGTCAAGCGTGATGGCAACGAATACCAGATGACCTTCGCCGACGGCTTCAAGGCCACCGAGCTGGAAGTGGTCGGCAGCGTCGGCAAGCGCAATACCGGGACCAGCGTGTACTTCGCCCCGGATCCGAAATACTTCGATTCGCCGAAATTCTCCGTCAGCCGCCTCAAGCATGTGCTCAAGGCCAAGGCCGTGTTGTGCCCGGGGCTGCTGGTCAGCTTCGAAGACAAAGGCACTGGCGAGAAGGTCGAGTGGCATTACGAAGACGGCCTGCGCTCCTATCTGGTGGACGCGGTCAGCGAATTCGAACGCCTGCCGGCCGAGCCTTTCTGCGGCAGCCTGGCCGGTAACAAGGAAGCGGTGGACTGGGCCCTGCTGTGGTTGCCGGAAGGCGGCGACAGCGTGCAAGAAAGCTACGTCAACCTGATTCCGACCGCCCAGGGCGGTACCCACGTCAACGGTTTGCGCCAGGGCCTGCTGGACGCCATGCGCGAGTTCTGCGAATTCCGCAACCTGCTGCCGCGTGGCCTGAAGCTGGCACCGGAAGACGTCTGGGAGCGCATCGCCTTCGTTCTGTCGATGAAGATGCAGGACGCGCAGTTCTCCGGCCAGACCAAGGAACGCCTGTCATCCCGCGAGGCGGCCGCCTTCGTTTCGGGCGTGGTCAAGGACGCGTTCAGCCTGTGGCTCAACGCCAACCCGGAACTGGGCATGCAACTGGCGGAGCTGGCCATCAGCAACGCCGGCCGTCGCCTCAAGGCCAGCAAGAAGGTCGAGCGCAAGCGCATCACCCAGGGCCCGGCATTGCCAGGCAAGCTGGCGGATTGCGCCGGCCAGGACCCGATGCGTTCCGAGCTGTTCCTGGTGGAAGGTGATTCCGCCGGTGGTTCGGCCAAGCAGGCGCGGGACAAGGAATTCCAGGCGATCCTGCCGCTGCGCGGCAAGATCCTCAACACCTGGGAAGTCGACGGCAGCGAAGTCCTGGCCAGCCAGGAAGTGCACAACATCGCCGTGGCCATCGGGGTCGACCCGGGCGCCGAGGACATGAGCCAGCTGCGCTACGGCAAGATCTGCATCCTCGCCGACGCCGACTCCGACGGCTTGCACATCGCGACGCTGCTCTGCGCGCTGTTCGTCCAGCATTTCCGTCCGCTGGTGGACGCCGGTCACGTCTACGTGGCGATGCCGCCGCTGTACCGCATCGACCTGGGCAAGGAGATCTACTACGCCCTCGACGAAGCCGAGCGCGACGGCATTCTCGATCGCCTGGTGGCCGAGAAGAAGCGTGGCAAGCCGCAGGTCACCCGATTCAAAGGCCTGGGTGAAATGAACCCGCCGCAACTGCGCGAAACCACTATGGACCCGAACACCCGGCGCCTGGTGCAGTTGACCCTCGGTGAAGACTTCGCCGCGACCTCGGAAATGATGGACATGCTGCTGGCGAAGAAACGCGCCGGCGATCGCAAGAGCTGGCTGGAGTCCAAGGGCAACCTGGCCGAGGTTCTGGCCTGA
- a CDS encoding PqiC family protein codes for MTALRLPLVFLLAGVLGLAGCSVHQPVSLYQLDSGSPAQPAQSAGMAVLLGPVLVADYLQRETLLQRQNDGSLQASTDGRWAGSLSSDIDQLLLRQVAGQLDSQRVVLAPASTGFTPDVQVLLSITRLDSGASQPAVLDAQWRLIDRRGQVRDNRIVHLQEQHAGTTASQVQAQGVLLQRLAEQLSGALKPLANQPTVAEVPRKAAPAPAAKPAEQEKQPKIPMATPIRTDMEVFRF; via the coding sequence ATGACTGCTCTGCGCCTTCCTCTTGTTTTCTTGCTCGCTGGCGTTCTTGGCCTGGCGGGTTGCAGCGTACACCAGCCGGTGTCGCTGTATCAGCTGGACAGCGGAAGTCCAGCTCAACCGGCACAAAGCGCCGGTATGGCCGTATTGCTGGGGCCGGTACTGGTTGCCGACTACCTGCAACGTGAAACCTTGCTGCAACGTCAGAACGACGGCAGCCTGCAGGCTTCGACCGACGGTCGCTGGGCCGGCAGCCTGTCTTCCGATATCGATCAGTTGCTGTTGCGTCAGGTCGCCGGCCAGCTGGACAGCCAGCGTGTAGTGCTGGCGCCGGCGAGCACCGGTTTCACTCCGGATGTTCAGGTGTTGCTGTCGATCACTCGCCTGGATTCGGGCGCCTCGCAACCGGCGGTTCTCGATGCGCAATGGCGCCTGATCGATCGCCGTGGGCAGGTTCGCGACAATCGTATCGTTCATCTGCAGGAGCAGCATGCGGGTACCACCGCGTCCCAGGTCCAGGCCCAGGGCGTATTGCTGCAACGCTTGGCCGAGCAGCTGTCGGGTGCCCTCAAGCCGCTGGCCAACCAGCCTACGGTAGCCGAGGTACCCCGCAAGGCGGCGCCTGCGCCGGCGGCAAAGCCGGCCGAGCAGGAGAAGCAGCCGAAGATTCCAATGGCCACGCCTATCCGCACGGATATGGAAGTGTTCCGCTTCTGA
- a CDS encoding YqiA/YcfP family alpha/beta fold hydrolase, translated as MSGSILYIHGFNSAPASKKASQLIAVMEAIGRGEQLRVPALHHHPREAIGQLEQAIAELGRPLLVGSSLGGYYATHLAERHGLKALLINPAVSPHRMFDGFLGTQTNLYTGETWELTHDHVTALAELEVPAPQDPQRFQVWLQTGDETLDYRSAQLYYRACALRIQAGGDHSFQGFAGQLPALLNFAGIGPDQYQAIDFTSL; from the coding sequence ATGTCCGGTTCGATCCTGTATATCCACGGCTTCAACAGCGCACCGGCGTCGAAGAAAGCCAGCCAGCTGATCGCTGTCATGGAGGCGATCGGCCGCGGTGAACAGCTGCGGGTGCCGGCCTTGCATCATCATCCACGCGAGGCCATTGGCCAGTTGGAACAGGCGATTGCCGAGCTCGGACGGCCGCTGCTGGTCGGCAGCTCTCTCGGCGGCTACTATGCGACTCACCTTGCCGAGCGTCACGGCCTGAAAGCCCTGCTGATCAACCCCGCGGTCAGTCCGCACCGGATGTTCGATGGCTTTCTGGGCACGCAGACCAACCTCTATACCGGGGAAACCTGGGAATTGACCCACGACCACGTGACGGCCCTGGCCGAGCTGGAAGTGCCGGCGCCCCAGGACCCGCAGCGGTTCCAGGTCTGGCTGCAGACAGGTGACGAGACGCTGGACTATCGCAGCGCCCAGCTGTATTACCGAGCCTGTGCCTTGCGCATCCAGGCCGGCGGCGACCATAGTTTCCAGGGTTTTGCCGGACAATTGCCGGCGTTATTGAATTTTGCCGGCATTGGCCCGGATCAGTACCAGGCGATCGATTTCACCTCGCTGTGA
- a CDS encoding retropepsin-like aspartic protease family protein: MSQQPPGKRAGRVLLVLAWGAGLFLATRFFGEWEQRQENPNAVVTSQQHEGYIEVKLVGNGQGHFVASGQINGQPVSFMLDTGATDVSIPSGLAERLGLEKGAPVTLSTANGRSEGYRTRLDRLQLGDIVLRDVRALVAPGLGGEQVLLGMSALKKLEFTQRGGTLLLRQTTN, from the coding sequence GTGAGCCAGCAGCCACCGGGCAAACGGGCCGGGCGCGTGCTGCTGGTGCTGGCCTGGGGCGCCGGCTTGTTTCTGGCGACACGGTTTTTTGGCGAGTGGGAACAGCGTCAGGAGAACCCCAATGCTGTCGTCACTTCGCAACAACATGAGGGTTACATCGAAGTGAAACTGGTTGGCAACGGCCAGGGGCATTTCGTCGCCAGCGGCCAGATCAACGGCCAGCCGGTGAGTTTCATGCTCGATACCGGAGCGACCGATGTGTCGATCCCGTCCGGGCTGGCCGAGCGTCTTGGCCTGGAGAAGGGCGCACCGGTGACCCTGAGTACCGCCAACGGTCGTAGCGAGGGTTATCGAACCCGCCTCGACCGCCTGCAACTGGGCGATATCGTCCTGCGCGATGTCCGTGCGCTGGTGGCGCCGGGCCTGGGTGGCGAGCAGGTGTTGCTGGGCATGAGCGCTTTGAAAAAACTTGAATTTACCCAGCGCGGCGGCACTTTGCTGCTGCGCCAGACAACGAACTGA
- a CDS encoding DUF1249 domain-containing protein, producing MVVNKVRDRYRVDLVGLQASCEANYARLMRLLPDMRNQPVARRIAVTQGDQMLGVLALEVLLACPYTTTLQVRQEHSLPWLPVPQLEVQVYHDARMAEVISAEHARRFRGIYPYPNAFMHQPDEKAQLNVFLGEWLSHCLACGHEFEAVR from the coding sequence ATGGTCGTAAACAAAGTGCGCGATCGCTATCGGGTCGATCTCGTGGGGCTGCAAGCGTCCTGCGAGGCCAACTATGCCCGGCTGATGCGCCTGTTGCCCGACATGCGCAACCAGCCGGTGGCGCGGCGGATCGCGGTGACCCAGGGCGACCAGATGCTGGGCGTGCTGGCGCTGGAGGTGCTGCTGGCCTGTCCCTACACCACCACCCTGCAGGTGCGTCAGGAGCACAGCCTGCCCTGGCTGCCGGTGCCGCAGCTGGAGGTCCAGGTCTACCACGACGCACGCATGGCCGAGGTCATCAGTGCCGAGCATGCTCGGCGCTTTCGTGGCATCTATCCGTATCCGAATGCCTTCATGCACCAGCCGGACGAGAAGGCCCAGCTCAATGTGTTTCTCGGTGAATGGCTGAGCCACTGCCTGGCTTGCGGTCATGAGTTCGAGGCCGTGCGGTAG
- the cpdA gene encoding 3',5'-cyclic-AMP phosphodiesterase — protein MPSVSTLTTDDPVLLVQLSDSHLFAEADGTLLGMNTRDSLQRVIDLVLEQQPRIDLMLATGDLSQDGTLQSYQLFRDMTRQIPAPARWIPGNHDEPQIMAQAATQSSLLAPVVDIGNWRITLLDSAVPGSVPGYLQDDQLQLLASALSEAPERHHLVCLHHHPVSIGCAWMEPIGLRNPHALFAVLERFPQARAVLWGHVHQEIDRQQGPLRLLASPSTCIQFEPGSEDFKVGETAPGYRWLRLLPDGRLETGVERVTGFDFEVDYGSDGY, from the coding sequence TTGCCGAGCGTATCCACTCTGACCACCGACGATCCCGTGTTGCTGGTGCAGTTGTCCGACAGCCATCTGTTCGCCGAAGCGGACGGCACGCTGTTGGGCATGAATACCCGCGACAGCCTGCAGCGGGTGATCGACCTGGTGCTGGAACAGCAACCGCGGATCGACCTGATGCTGGCCACGGGCGATTTGTCCCAGGACGGTACGCTGCAGTCCTATCAGCTGTTTCGTGACATGACCCGGCAGATTCCGGCGCCGGCGCGCTGGATTCCCGGTAACCACGACGAGCCGCAAATCATGGCGCAGGCGGCGACCCAGAGTTCGTTGCTGGCGCCGGTGGTGGACATCGGCAACTGGCGGATCACCCTGCTCGATTCGGCCGTACCCGGTTCGGTGCCGGGCTATCTGCAGGACGATCAATTGCAGCTGCTCGCCAGTGCCCTGAGCGAAGCCCCCGAACGCCATCACCTGGTATGCCTGCACCATCATCCGGTCTCCATCGGGTGCGCCTGGATGGAGCCCATCGGGCTGCGCAATCCGCATGCGCTGTTCGCCGTGCTGGAGCGCTTTCCACAGGCGCGCGCGGTGCTCTGGGGCCATGTGCATCAGGAAATCGACCGCCAGCAAGGGCCTTTGCGCCTGCTGGCGTCGCCCTCGACCTGCATCCAGTTCGAACCGGGCAGCGAGGATTTCAAGGTCGGCGAGACCGCGCCGGGTTATCGCTGGCTGCGCCTGCTGCCCGACGGGCGCCTGGAAACCGGTGTCGAGCGGGTCACCGGCTTCGATTTTGAGGTCGATTACGGCAGCGACGGCTACTGA
- a CDS encoding AhpA/YtjB family protein, with the protein MNRPTPVKTDNFFLLIFRALRHRRVPIALRIASHNVILVALALVIYACVMGLQFKQAMHEQADALGQSLTTQTATSATELLVSNDILSLNVLLNNLTKNPLVAHAAIYSVDNRILAEAGQRPKSSLLGETEGVYQTKITFQDVTAGNLRISLDMEQFQQPMTISLQSMGILSAILLALALALSLRLGRHISTPLMQLRVWLRDIDENTPATQRQDEIGDLARQLHASFAPEKVEPEPEPQAEIDDTDYDDNEDAEPTFEVRNLRDPSFDESAPVAGLKPAPRHVINAEEDLADDEDPFADLRDSSSTATAAKPIVKPTVPAQPQHSAVLAVQLGAQEQLRRLPRARLTELLERYRDCLDQAASLYQSELHTLNDGSTLMLFHSEDSGDDYLTNAICCGELLRALGHALQIEVADSGITLQLQLGLTLGEELFGLSQIDLLLTETAQDALALSQHSRNLLLVERKINDDALIRQRARIRPIASPEGACCVERLMEPYPSMLERQLARMHETRAKL; encoded by the coding sequence GTGAACCGGCCCACGCCAGTTAAAACCGATAACTTCTTCCTGCTGATCTTCCGTGCACTGCGTCACCGCCGTGTACCGATTGCATTGCGCATTGCCAGCCATAACGTGATCCTGGTCGCCCTGGCCCTGGTGATCTATGCCTGCGTGATGGGCCTGCAATTCAAGCAGGCCATGCACGAACAAGCCGACGCCCTGGGTCAGAGCCTGACTACCCAGACCGCGACCTCGGCCACCGAGCTGTTGGTGTCCAACGACATCCTCAGCCTCAACGTGCTGCTGAATAACCTGACCAAGAACCCGCTGGTTGCCCATGCGGCGATCTACAGCGTGGACAACCGCATCCTCGCCGAAGCCGGTCAGCGCCCGAAAAGCAGCCTGCTGGGTGAAACCGAAGGCGTCTACCAGACCAAGATCACCTTCCAGGACGTGACCGCGGGCAACCTGCGCATCAGCCTGGACATGGAACAATTCCAGCAGCCGATGACCATCAGCCTGCAGAGCATGGGCATTCTCAGCGCGATCCTGCTGGCTTTGGCCCTGGCCTTGAGCCTGCGCCTGGGACGGCACATCTCCACACCGCTGATGCAACTGCGGGTCTGGCTGCGGGATATCGACGAAAACACCCCGGCCACCCAGCGCCAGGACGAGATTGGCGATCTGGCGCGCCAGCTGCACGCCAGCTTCGCCCCCGAGAAGGTCGAGCCGGAACCCGAACCGCAAGCCGAGATCGACGACACCGACTACGACGACAACGAAGACGCGGAACCGACCTTCGAGGTGCGCAACCTGCGTGACCCGAGCTTCGATGAAAGCGCTCCCGTAGCCGGGCTCAAGCCCGCGCCGCGGCACGTGATCAATGCCGAAGAGGACCTGGCCGACGATGAAGACCCGTTCGCCGACCTTCGCGACAGCTCGTCCACCGCGACCGCTGCCAAGCCGATCGTGAAACCCACGGTACCGGCACAGCCGCAGCACAGTGCGGTCCTGGCCGTGCAACTGGGCGCCCAGGAGCAACTGCGCCGCCTGCCCCGCGCCCGCCTGACGGAATTGCTGGAACGTTATCGCGACTGCCTCGACCAGGCCGCCTCGCTGTACCAGAGCGAACTGCACACCCTGAACGACGGCAGCACGCTGATGCTGTTCCACAGCGAAGACAGCGGCGACGACTACCTGACCAACGCCATCTGCTGCGGCGAGTTGCTGCGCGCCCTGGGCCACGCCCTGCAAATCGAAGTGGCCGATAGCGGCATCACCCTGCAGCTGCAACTGGGCCTGACCCTTGGCGAAGAGCTGTTCGGCCTGAGCCAGATAGACCTGCTGCTGACCGAGACCGCCCAGGACGCCCTGGCGCTGTCCCAGCACAGCCGCAACCTGCTGCTGGTCGAGCGCAAGATCAACGATGACGCCCTGATTCGTCAGCGCGCACGCATCCGTCCGATCGCCAGCCCGGAAGGCGCCTGCTGCGTCGAACGCCTGATGGAGCCCTACCCATCGATGCTGGAACGGCAACTGGCGCGGATGCACGAGACCCGCGCCAAGCTCTAA
- a CDS encoding NUDIX domain-containing protein: MTDFANTTPTTVDIVRREKCFQGFYQLDRVHLRHELFAGGMGREISREIFVRHDAVCVLPYDPQRDEVVLIEQFRVGAMGKTATPWLIELVAGLIDKDEQPEEVAHREAQEEAGLTFSALWPMIQYFPSPGGSTEFVHLYLGRCDSSGAGGLHGLEEEAEDIRVSVWAFEDALQAVRDGRISNAASIIALQWLALNRVEVRGLWS; the protein is encoded by the coding sequence ATGACGGACTTTGCCAACACCACGCCGACCACTGTCGATATCGTTCGGCGCGAGAAATGCTTCCAGGGTTTTTATCAGCTCGACCGTGTGCACCTGCGCCACGAGCTGTTTGCCGGTGGCATGGGGCGCGAAATCAGTCGTGAAATCTTTGTCCGTCACGATGCTGTCTGCGTCCTGCCATACGATCCGCAACGCGATGAAGTGGTGTTGATCGAGCAGTTTCGTGTCGGCGCCATGGGGAAAACCGCGACCCCTTGGTTGATCGAGCTGGTCGCCGGTCTGATCGACAAGGACGAGCAGCCGGAAGAAGTTGCTCACCGCGAGGCGCAGGAGGAAGCTGGACTGACATTCTCCGCGCTGTGGCCGATGATCCAGTATTTCCCGTCGCCGGGGGGCAGTACCGAGTTCGTGCATCTGTACCTGGGGCGCTGCGACAGCAGCGGTGCCGGTGGCCTGCACGGATTGGAGGAAGAGGCGGAGGATATCCGTGTGTCGGTCTGGGCTTTCGAAGACGCACTGCAGGCGGTAAGGGATGGGCGGATTTCCAACGCGGCGAGCATTATTGCCTTGCAATGGCTGGCTTTGAACCGCGTTGAAGTGAGGGGGTTATGGTCGTAA